The genome window TCTGAGGAAGAGGTTAAAACAGTTGAAGCTCTCAAATCTGAGTTAAGCAGGATCGAATCCGACCTGTCCGCTCTGGAGCAAGACCAAAGTCTTGGCAAAGGCAGTTTAATTGGAACTCTGAAAAACCAGAGGTTAGAAGTACTCAAATTAAACAAAGAGCTATTTGTCCAAAGAATAGCCAGCATTGAAGCTGGGGCTGACTTTACAATCAAACCAATAGCTTCAGCAGTAGACCAGGCATTGGTGGACAGCATCGATGAAGATCTCAACATTGCAGCAGACAAATTAAAAAACGCGAAAGAAGAAGCGGCCCACTATTCAGCTGGCCTTTTGTTTGCGCTGAAACAAGCCAATGTTGCAACACAAGAAAACGCTATCACTATGCTGGAATACCGCAAGTCGTTGGCGAAATATGGACTGTATATCAATGATCTGGACACTACCGCTAAGTCGTCTGACACCACTTCGTCTGAAGCTGAGCACTCAGAGCCATCAGCCATCTCTCTGGTCCCTGCTTCCGACGGGCCTTTTGGGCTCAGCATGGGCATACCGGAAGAGGCTTTTGGTGCAACATTAACTCAAGTGGTGACGGGTAAATTTTTTATTGACCCGGTACCTAGCCCACACGAAGACTTCGAACAATACGTAGTGGAATTTGGCAAAAAGTCAGGTTTATGTTGGGTTAAGGCTATTAGCAAAGATATTCCAACAGATTCGATGGGTTACTTTTTCATATCAAAGTTTAAAGAACTGGAGAAAGTACTTAGCGACAAATACGGCAAAGGCGCTAAAACCGACCTACTGTTTCCCGGCAGCATTTGGAATGAGCCAAAAGACTGGATGAATGGACTGGCTAAGAATGAACGAATTCTCGTCACTACCTGGGACAGTAAGAACGGCCTGAAACTCCCCAATGATATTAGCTCAGTTGCTATTGCAGCAATCGCTGAAAACACGGAGACGGGTGCTATCTCTTTGGAGTATACATTCACGAACAACAAAGCATGCGAAGCAGAAAATCAGGCTCTGAAAAATGAGTCACTTTAAAGCGGGCTTAGGTTGCTTAGAGTGGCAATAACGCAGACGCCAAGGTCTCGCCGCTTAAGGCCAAACGAGACGAGGCAGGAAAGGCGATTAGGTTTTTAAAGCATTAGTCAGGGCTGCTTTGTAGCATGGGGCACATGGCAGGCCTGACACCGTTTTTTTCAGGAGTTAACATGAAGTTTATTTGTACCATTCTAATTTTGTTTTTAAGCGCATGCAGTAGCACCCCAAGCTTTCCTTTAGCTGGTATCAGTCAAACATACGAAATTTTAGGAGCAAAAGTTAAATCGCCAAATGAACCCGATTGGCGTTTGATGCAATATGATCAGGCAGGCGTTTACTTTGGAAAAGCGGCTTCATCTAAAGACATCAGCCTTATTTCAAATGTAGTCATCTTCGCTGTAAATGAATTTGACGACAATAAAGCGTTCTTTGAATACATTATTTCTGAACGTAAAAAAAATGATGACGCTACTCGTTTTGTAGATCTTGGGGTTAATTATGAGTTTGTCACTTTTAATGAAAGCAGCTGTATTAAATACTCATCCCTAGCTGAAGACCACGCGAGTAAAAGTAAAAGCAAACAAAAATTTCAATACTTTAGTACATCAGGTTTTATATGCCGACATCCGGCAAATAAAAATGTGGCGATACAACTAGAAACATCCTATCGCTCTGACGAAAAGTCTATTCCCACCTCTATAAGCACAATGTCTAACGAGTTTTTCAGTGGTGTAGAGTTCATAGATAACACTGTTAGATAACGGGTATTCGTATGCTTCGAGGTCAGCCAAACATTTAGCTATAGTCCGGCCATTTTTTTTCAATTCGGACACTGTGGCATTAAAGGTTTTTACCTTAAGCCACAGTTGACCAAAATGGGGCATACGTAATGGGAAGATTCGCTTGCGATGCTAATCGAGCATGAAGGCGTATCGCTGACAGAACTCCCGCTAAATCCTCTTTCATCGCTTTCTAAACAACGAATATATTCGGGGCACAGGGCAAGAGCTGACACCGGTTTTTTATTCGTGAAAAGGGGATAAAGCTACCACAAAGGCTGTTTCGACACCGCCAGCCACATAATAACCAGCACTGTTACAGGTAATGTCAGTAGAGCCAGATGGGTAAAACCTTTGTGGTAAAACTGAATTAATCCCTGTTGTCTGCTCGTCAGCTCCACACCCAAAGCACGCTGTTTAATCAGCTGTTGCACCTTCCAGTTACCCAGCCAGATATCGACAATTTCCAGCGGCACAATCAGCAACAACACCAGCCACAACTTGTTTTGTAGCCAGGGCATGTCAATCCAGCCATAACCAAAAGCCATCCACGCACCGCTGACAAACAAAGTGCAAAGCGCCAGATGCTCCAGTGTTAAGGTGAGGAAAAACACCTTATACACCAAGGATGTTCCGCTACTCATTTCGCCCTGATGCTGTTGAAAATACCGCAGCACCAGCCACGACCCAAGCGCTGGGCCAAGCCACAAAATCAGCGAGCCAATATGAATCACTTTCAGCAGGCTATACATCAGCTTTTATCCAGAGTTTATAAGCAATCAATACAAACCAGGCCGTACTGAGCGCCATGCTAAAAGCGGTTAAAGCTTCTGCCAGTGCCAGCTGCTGCGACGCTATAGCCACGGATAAGCCAAGGCCTGCAAACCAAGCCAAAATACCGGGGTAAATCCAGAGTTTTAAAGCAGGTTTGTGTTGTAGCAACAACAAAGTCAGAACTAAGCCACCCATGTTATACAAACCATTGCCGAGAACCCCTGTCAGGTGCATCGCCAATTGATCAATAAAATGCAGTAATTCCTCCGAGCTGCCAGCGCTGATCATGGCTGGAAACACAAAAGCATATAAAGTTTCTGCTATTAGATCAGGCGCTATGCCAAGCGCCACCAACAGTACCCCAAATTGCCGGACTGGGCTTGGCGGAATGGCAGAAGCCAGCAGGCAACAAAACAGCAATAAGCTTAAAGCCGACGCCATCCAAAACAGCCAGCCCAATTGCCATAAGGCCAAATGACTTTGAATATAAGCCAGACGAGTAGGCAGATCAGTCACCACAGGCAAACCCGGCCGCATAGGGCCAGCCATTAATAAACAGGCGATAAAAATCACCACAGCTATCGCCAGAGTGCAGTAAAAATAACGGGGGTTCGGCATTTAACAATCCTTGTGACTAAACGACAGTCATTCTAGCCTTGGTTTGGAAAGGAAATCTATTAAAGCTATACATCTTCCACGCAGCCTGGTTCCTAAAAACGGTTGCCATCTCAGATAAGCTGCCTTAACTTAGTCTACATCGAATTACGACCGTAATAATGAACCCCCAAAAGGATGTGATGGAATGAAACTCTTATTAACTTTGACCATTGCTACGCTACTAACCGGATGCGCTTCGACTCCTCAATACAAAAACTATCAGGGTGCAGATGCTGCATGTATTGAAGGGGATGTAGCCAATTTCATTAAATTCTTTAGCTCAGGTGAAGCCCATGTTGGTATTGCAGAAATTGATGGTGTCGTGGCTGACAGTATGGGGAAAAATTGTGTTTCCCCCGGCAAACATACTTTCGGCTTAACAGCAAACAATAACCAAAAAGCGGTCGATGGTTACGTCGATTTAGAGTTGGAATCCGGAAAACACTACCAACTACAAGCAAATTTAGTTGGGATATCCTTTGCTTTTAAACTGGTGGATATCAGCAGTAAACCAGAGCAAATTGCTCATGAATTTAAGCTGACAGCGAACGCCAATATGCCTGTGAATTATGTTCCTGTGATTATTCAATAAGGCAGTAGGTAATCAGGATAGCGGTTAACCTATTTACATAATCTTGGTGGATACTGCAGCACTCAAAGTTTTTACGGCTGTGTCAAAGCAGTATGGCGGCGAGAGAACTTAGCTAACAAAGCTGCGGCTTCAAGGACGAAGGGTATGTAACGAAGTTGCCGGAAAAGGAAGTTTGGCGGTTCAGCCTTTAGATCTTCAGCCTGATATCTCCTGATTTAAGTGACAACTACCTATTCTTCATACTGCACGCCAGACGGCCTTTTTGAACAAGATAAACCGGAGATGATATGAAACATTTACTACTCGCACTTGTTGTTCTGGTATCAGGCTGCGCCAGCACTACAGAGCAACCAACACAGGTTGAACTGACAGGCAAACTCCTAGGTTCTTATGTCAGCACATCTTCAGGTTTGCTCAAAGGAACAATCCTTTACATAACTGACCCTGACTCATTACAAAGAATTTCTGCAGTTGGCAACGGCAACCCAAATCAAGTGCTTCTTAGCCACAAAGATCAGGCGTTTTTAAGCAAGTTTGCAGGTAACACAGTAAAAGTTACCGGTGAACTAAACACACAACATTCAGACCCCTTTCACACTGACTTTGAATTAAAAGTGCAGGAGATTGCCGAACAAAAATAATAATTTAGGTGACCAACAACATCTTCCATTCCGGTGCTGCAGCCCAAGCGAAAGGAATAGCTTTATGGCCAACTATTTACTCTCTTTGCTAGCGCTGATGACGCTTGCGGCTACATACTTATATGAGTTCACATCCCCTATCGAAGATATGGCTTCGGTGATCAAAAAAGCGGGTGGCACCGCACTTATCGCAGAAAAAGCAGAACAGCTAAACTCAACAGACTTTGGTTATCCGCAATTGCTCAGTTACTTCAATGGCGATGTACCAATAACAGACTGGACAGCAGACAGAATGGTAAAAAGGCAAACTACCTTCGACTGGCTTTTAGGCGTAGAGCACTACGCAGTGCTTTTTAAATACAAAGGTAAAACCGTTATGTTTGTCGATATGACGCTGGCTTCAGCCAACACAGTTCGAATAAACACAGCTGCGCTAGTGTATAGCGACCCCTACTAAAGTGCTCTCGCTTGGATATGCAGTGCTCAGGATTGGTCATACAGACAGTCAAGCACAAGTCCCGAAAAACAGCTTGTGCTTTGGTTTCAGTTGTTCTAATTTGGTTCTATTCAAGCCACTAAAGATGGCTGTAGTTGCCGGGAAAGGACGTCATGGCATCAACCTCCTATCAAGCTTTTGAAACCGCTATCGCCGACGCCGAGCGCTTGCTTGTGCTGTTCGACAAACTGCCCAAACCAGAACAACAAACCAATGAAGTGCTAAAACGTGCTGCGCTGATTATGACGCTGACGGCTTGGGAAACTTATATCGAAGCCTGGCTAAACGAACAACTCTGCCAGAAGATTTCCATCCTTAAAGGCAGCTTTGCTGGAGACTACATCCAGAAAAAGTTGGATCAAGAAATTAAGCGGCTCAATAACCCCAATTCTGAAAAAATCAGGCAACTCAGCCTGGAATTTCTGCAACGCGATATCACCGAAAGCTGGGTATGGAATAACTACCAGCCAAAAACAGCCTGTACTCAACTGAATAGCTGGTTAAGCAAACGTGGTGATGCTGTGCATCAGGGCCGCAATAACGCCGACCCTAAAGTCCCGCATTTAGTAAAACGAGACGAAGTGGAAAAGGCGATTAAGTTTTTTAAAGAATTAGTCAAAATAACGGATGGTGTTGCTTTGTAGCA of Rheinheimera sp. MM224 contains these proteins:
- a CDS encoding DUF2269 family protein — translated: MYSLLKVIHIGSLILWLGPALGSWLVLRYFQQHQGEMSSGTSLVYKVFFLTLTLEHLALCTLFVSGAWMAFGYGWIDMPWLQNKLWLVLLLIVPLEIVDIWLGNWKVQQLIKQRALGVELTSRQQGLIQFYHKGFTHLALLTLPVTVLVIMWLAVSKQPLW
- a CDS encoding HEPN domain-containing protein, which translates into the protein MASTSYQAFETAIADAERLLVLFDKLPKPEQQTNEVLKRAALIMTLTAWETYIEAWLNEQLCQKISILKGSFAGDYIQKKLDQEIKRLNNPNSEKIRQLSLEFLQRDITESWVWNNYQPKTACTQLNSWLSKRGDAVHQGRNNADPKVPHLVKRDEVEKAIKFFKELVKITDGVAL